One genomic window of Coturnix japonica isolate 7356 unplaced genomic scaffold, Coturnix japonica 2.1 chrUnrandom507, whole genome shotgun sequence includes the following:
- the GRIPAP1 gene encoding LOW QUALITY PROTEIN: GRIP1-associated protein 1 (The sequence of the model RefSeq protein was modified relative to this genomic sequence to represent the inferred CDS: deleted 3 bases in 3 codons): MATLHLGGGSEKEIDDVIDEIISLESSYDELLSFGPTDSPTLPSTMPAPAPLLELFSPPPTSSSSCPAELPCVKAELTETEAKALLKSVRRRTTQLKLSQGGCSIRCGGRAFQASNDRIEGSCGTLSSAKSNDRTLWFRRHFRFLSRKCRGGGEGKMAQALSAEEFERMQAQLLELRTENYRLSDQLRRSSAELAGLRQKVQAVEKELAKANKALSKSKKAQELLELQAQEHMAATRAHREQHRAELEVGAGGLSVNQWGELGVLQQLQAEKDALSNSRRAETEQQIQDLQEKVKQLQEQLEAAAQMEKGLRERSETLSRELQEEKSRRDALQAQLQGRVGELRALLGDAERQRELQEAEGRALRQELKDVRDGQRILEKKGSAALKDLKRQLQLERRRADRACRRVQELLTPTRIRLGLEELGLEGGSPGRGPGGDNSSVSSLGRESSQPLPSTKSGYGEAGGGGGGGGFLQGGLSPAEVAELFQRLAQSQQERWLLYNNGAGKGFGVRHLEVSSASMAEDLCRKSAIIESFVRDSRLEAAGPPAAPRRGAGPGEEGLREMNKKLQNLLEEQLTKNMHLSQDLELLSQELARLRNQRVPP, translated from the exons atggccaCGCTGCACTTGGGGGGGGGCTCTGAGAAGGAG ATTGATGACGTCATCGATGAGATCATCAGCCTGGAGTCCAGTTACGACGAGCTGCTCAGCTTCGGCCCCACTGACAGCCCCACGCTGCCCAGCACG ATGCCGGCCCCCGCCCCCctcctggagctgttcagcccccccccaaccagcagcagctcctgccccgcCGAGCTGCCCTGCGTCAAGGCTGAGCTCACAG AAACGGAGGCGAAGGCGCTGCTGAAGAGCGTCAGAAGAAGGACAACACAACTGAAGCTGAGCCAGGGGGGCTGCTCCA TCCGATGCGGCGGCCGAGCTTTTCAAGCATCGAACGACCGGATCGAAGGAAGCTGTGGGACTCTCTCATCCGCTAAATCCAACGACC GAACTCTATGGTTTCGACGTCACTTCCGCTTCCTCTCCCGGAAGTGCCGGGGGGGCGGGGAAGGCAAGATGGCGCAGGCGCTGTCGGCGGAGGAGTTCGAGCGGATGCAG GCCCAACTGCTGGAGCTGAGAACGGAGAATTATCGTCTATCGGATCAACTGCGGCGGAGCAGCGCCG AACTCGCGGGGCTGCGGCAGAAGGTGCAGGCGGTGGAGAAGGAGCTGGCAAAGGCCAATAag GCTCTCAGTAAGAGTAAGAAGGCTCAG gagctgctggagctgcaggcacaggagcACATGGCAGCTACACGCGCCCACCGGGAGCAGCACCgggcagagctggaggtgggggctgggggtctgAGTGTGAATCAATGGGGAGAGCTTGGGGT tttgcagcagctccaggctgagAAAGATGCACTGAGCAACAGCAGGAG GGCAGAGACAGAGCAGCAGATCCAGGATCTGCAGGAGAAggtgaagcagctgcaggagcagctggaggctgcagcacag ATGGAGAAGGGGCTGCGGGAGCGGAGTGAGACCCTGAGccgggagctgcaggaggagaagagCCGACGTGATGCCCTGCAGGCTCAGCTCCAG GGCCGTGTTGGGGAGCTGCGGGCGCTGCTGGGGGACGCAGAGAGacagagggagctgcaggaggccGAGGGCCGAGCACTGCGCCAG gaacTGAAGGACGTCAGGGATGGGCAGCGGATCCTGGAGAAGAAGGGCAGCGCTGCG ctGAAGGACCTGAAACGTCAACTGCAGCTG GAACGACGCCGCGCCGACCGGGCCTGCAGGAga gtgcaggagctgctgaccCCAACCCGCATCCG TTtagggctggaggagctggggctggagggggggtCCCCAGGACGGGGGCCGGGGGGGGACAACAGCAGCGTGTCGTCATTGGGGAGG GAAAGTTCTCAGCCCCTGCCCAGCACCAAGAGTGGGTATGGAGAGGCGGGGGGTGG tggtgggggggggggtttccTGCAGGGGGGGTTGTCCCCGGCGGAGGTGGCCGAACTGTTCCAGCGCCTGGCCCAGAGTCAGCAGGAAAGATGGCTGCT GTACAAtaatggggctgggaagggattTGGG GTGCGACACCTGGAGGTCAGCAGCGCGTCCATGGCCGAGGATCTGTGCAGGAAGAGCGCCATCATTGAGAGCTTCGTCAGGGACAGCCGGCTGG AGGCCGCAGgtccccccgcagccccccggcGTGGGGCAGGGCCGGGGgaggaggggctgagggagATGAACAAGAAGCTGCAGAATCTCCTGGAGGAGCAACTGACCAAGAACATGCACCTGAGCCAG gACCTGGAGCTGCTGTCCCAGGAGCTGGCCCGGCTCCGTAACCAGCGGGTTCCTCCGTAA
- the TBC1D25 gene encoding TBC1 domain family member 25, translating to MAAPGGGACGDEECEVVRVRVQKTEGPQPPEFRSFAVDPQITSLDVLQHILARAFDLQGRRNFALSFAARDAQGRENFVPLLSDGDLAAAFTSARPALRLRLDVRPATDCSLLEDWDIISPREVAAAEPPPPPPAERRSLLAAAVPFTQALWAQVGRTLARAQAALVWSDSTSQTPTSPPSTPPPPCAPLSDADLRSYLGPGGRLLRPHDLRLHVYHGGVEPGLRKVVWRYLLNVFPAGLSGQERLAHLRRKADEYTALKSLLASRAAPAELALVAAAVRKDVVRTDRGHPYFGGPEEGHPHLAALQALLTTFALGHPRLSYCQGMSDVAAPLLAVLDDEAQAFLCFCSLMRRLGPRFRPGGRGLARAFSHLRRLLRRADPPFWAFLAARGAHDLLFCYRWLLLELKREFAFEDALRVLEITWSSLPPAPPPPPEGIPLLGAPLGARRGLSERRGMRPRPPRRRREKRGGGGQEGPGGSEDKNDGREDPKMNREGSDVTKKMRDVSTPEEISVQPRKEHEKHKMSSTDPKGCRGGSESLEDVGTKSKCEGLSVSKMVQTPKEDAGNNSGVGGDTREINRKGRAGRRSSSVQQEACEEPREVAGDLKEDGGGPIKLLKDDKTPKEINGEHKGGAKWGSKDPSAAKEFGEDPKEASNDPKDISNDRKEVIRSPKDVREDLREFGQGPKEVREGPIEVSEDPKPVTEGPIAAGGLGEDPTGDDPTDPHNDPTAADPTVPNAALQDPWAGGWAWEDSWSSSSSSSSSSSSSSEDEDLGVEDDGAPLPPPAELGQGNPFLLFVCLAMLLEQREAVMARAGDYNEVAMHFDRLVRRHQLPRVLRRAKGLFARYLEGWGGAAPGSPTHG from the exons ATGGCGGCCCCGGGGGGCGGGGCCTGCGGGGACGAGGAGTGCGAGGTTGTGCGCGTGCGCGTCCAG AAAACCGAAGGGCCGCAGCCCCCCGAGTTCCGTTCGTTCGCCGTGGACCCGCAGATCACGTCGCTGGAtgttctgcagcacatcctGGCACGAGCCTTCGACCTGCAGGG GAGGAGGAACTTCGCCCTCAGTTTTGCAGCCCGTGACGCTCAGGGCCGGGAGAACTTTGTGCCGCTGCTCAGTGATGGGGACCTGGCAGCCGCCTTCACCAGCGCCCGGCCCGCGCTGCGACTGCGCCTGGACGTGAGACCGGCAACGGACT GCTCGCTGCTGGAGGACTGGGACATCATCAGCCCCCGTGAGGTGGCAGCGGCTgagccccccccgccccccccggccGAGCGCCGttccctgctggcagctgctgtgcccttCACGCAGGCGCTGTGGGCTCAG GTGGGCCGGACGTTGGCGCGGGCGCAGGCAGCTCTGGTCTGGTCTGACAGCACCTCCCAGACCCCCACGTCGCCTCCATccacccccccacctccctgcgCCCCATTGAGCGACGCCGACCTGCGCTCCTACCTGGGCCCCGGTGGGCGCCTGCTGCGGCCGCACGACCTCCGCCTGCACGTCTACCATGGCGGCGTGGAGCCGGGGCTGCGCAAG GTGGTGTGGCGTTACCTGCTGAACGTGTTCCCCGCGGGGCTGTCTGGACAGGAGCGCCTGGCCCACCTGCGCCGTAAGGCCGACGAatacacagcactgaaatccCTGCTGGCCTCACGGGCCGCCCCGGCAGAGCTGGCCTTGGTGGCGGCCGCCGTGCGCAAGGACGTGGTGCGCACCGACCGCGGACACCCCTATTTCGGGGGTCCCGAGGAGGGACACCCCCATCTGGCCGCACTACAGGCCCTGCTCACCACCTTCGCCTTGGGCCACCCGCGTCTCTCCTACTGCCAGGGTATGTCGGATGTGGCTGCGCCGCTGCTGGCCGTGCTGGATGATGAAGCTCAGgcctttctctgcttctgctccttAATGCGGCGCTTGGGGCCGCGGTTCCGCCCGGGGGGCCGCGGTTTGGCCCGGGCTTTCTCTCATTTGAGACGACTTCTGCGCCGCGCGGATCCGCCGTTTTGGGCCTTCCTGGCCGCCCGCGGCGCCCACGACCTGCTGTTCTGTTACcgctggctgctgctggagctgaagcGAGAGTTTGCCTTCGAGGATGCACTGAGAGTGTTGGAGATCACATGGAGCTCGCTGCCCCCCGCCCCACCGCCGCCCCCCGAGGGGATCCCGCTGCTGGGAGCGCCCCTGGGGGCACGACGGGGGCTGAGCGAGAGGAGGGGGATGCGGCCTCGGCCTCCGCGGCGCCGCAGggagaagaggggagggggcggccAGGAGGGTCCCGGTGGATCTGAGGATAAAAACGATGGACGAGAAGACCCCAAAATGAACAGGGAAGGTTCTGATGTCACAAAGAAGATGAGGGATGTTTCCACCCCGGAGGAGATCAGTGTCCAACCCAGGAAGGAGCATGAGAAGCACAAAATGAGCTCAACGGACCCCAAAGGCTGCAGGGGAGGCTCTGAAAGCCTCGAAGACGTCGGCACAAAGAGCAAATGTGAAGGTCTGAGCGTCTCCAAGATGGTGCAGACCCCAAAGGAGGACGCGGGGAACAACAGTGGGGTTGGTGGAGACACCAGGGAGATCAATAGGAAGGGCAGAGCGGGCAGAAGGAGCTCCAGCGTCCAACAAGAAGCTTGTGAGGAGCCCAGAGAGGTCGCTGGGGATCTCAAAGAGGATGGTGGAGGTCCCATAAAGCTCCTCAAAGATGATAAAACCCCCAAAGAGATCAATGGGGAACATAAAGGAGGTGCCAAATGGGGCAGTAAGGACCCCAGCGCTGCCAAAGAGTTTGGTGAAGACCCCAAAGAGGCCAGTAATGATCCCAAAGACATCAGTAATGACCGCAAAGAGGTCATAAGGAGCCCTAAAGACGTCAGGGAAGACCTCAGAGAGTTCGGCCAAGGCCCCAAAGAGGTTCGTGAAGGCCCCATAGAGGTCAGTGAAGACCCCAAACCAGTCACTGAAGGCCCCATTGCTGCTGGGGGGCTTGGAGAAGACCCCACAGGCGAtgaccccacagacccacacAACGACCCTACAGCTGCGGATCCCACCGTGCCCAACGCAGCCCTACAGGACCCGTGGGCAGGAGGTTGGGCCTGGGAGGACTCGTggtcctcctcctcctcctcctcctcctcctcctcctcttcctcagagGACGAAGATCTGGGTGTTGAAGATGACGGGgccccgctgccgccgccggCAGAGCTGGGCCAGGGGAATCCGTTCCTGCTGTTCGTGTGCCTGGccatgctgctggagcagcGCGAGGCCGTGATGGCGCGGGCCGGGGACTACAACGAGGTGGCCATGCACTTCGACCGCCTGGTCCGCAGGCACCAGCTGCCCCGAGTCCTGCGTCGAGCCAAGGGGC